In the Gossypium arboreum isolate Shixiya-1 chromosome 10, ASM2569848v2, whole genome shotgun sequence genome, one interval contains:
- the LOC108482173 gene encoding GATA transcription factor 12-like gives MEVGDFFVGGFYGGAAGNDFSPLKMMSTERKLPENFTVDDLLDFSNEDAIINDGFLENVAGNSTDSSTVTCNFSVSGCDNHLSPVNLPHSSQFSGELCVPYDELAELEWLSNFVDDSFSTDQNLQSSLQIFATSKSLTPESSSSSTRPDSLIQSPSNSNPIFQHETPLPGKARSKRSRVAPCDWSTRLLHLNPKYAAQKKRESPNANTELPVRKCLHCAAEKTPQWRTGPLGPKTLCNACGVRYKSGRLVPEYRPAASPTFVSAKHSNSHRKVLELRRQKEFQRAQHQQLISQTSIFGISNGGCADDFLIHHHGGPNFSHMI, from the exons ATGGAGGTGGGGGACTTCTTCGTCGGAGGTTTTTATGGCGGTGCTGCAGGCAATGACTTCTCTCCGCTGAAGATGATGTCCACAGAGCGAAAGCTCCCAGAGAATTTCACCGTCGACGATCTCCTCGACTTTTCTAATGAAGACGCCATTATAAATGACGGCTTTTTAGAAAATGTCGCCGGCAATTCCACCGATTCCTCCACTGTCACCTGCAATTTCTCCGTTTCCGGATGCGATAACCACCTCTCTCCCGTTAATCTCCCTCACTCTTCTCAGTTCTCCGGCGAACTTTGCGTCCCG TATGATGAATTGGCTGAGCTTGAATGGCTCTCAAATTTTGTGGACGACTCATTCTCAACGGACCAGAATTTACAAAGCAGCCTCCAGATTTTCGCCACGTCAAAATCACTCACACCCGAATCCTCATCTTCCTCAACCCGACCCGATTCCTTAATCCAGAGCCCATCCAATTCCAACCCAATTTTCCAACACGAAACTCCGCTCCCGGGGAAGGCACGATCCAAGCGTTCAAGGGTGGCCCCATGCGATTGGTCCACCCGACTCCTCCACCTCAACCCGAAATATGCGGCCCAGAAGAAAAGGGAGAGCCCGAACGCCAATACGGAGTTGCCAGTCCGGAAATGTTTACATTGTGCGGCGGAAAAGACGCCGCAATGGAGGACTGGGCCGTTGGGTCCGAAAACATTGTGTAATGCATGTGGGGTGAGGTACAAGTCGGGCCGATTGGTGCCGGAATACCGACCCGCAGCGAGTCCGACATTTGTGTCGGCAAAGCATTCGAATTCTCATAGGAAAGTTTTGGAGCTTAGGAGACAAAAGGAGTTCCAAAGAGCACAGCATCAACAGCTTATCAGTCAAACTTCGATTTTCGGCATATCCAACGGTGGTTGTGCTGATGATTTCTTGATTCACCATCATGGTGGGCCCAATTTTAGCCACATGATTTAG